The DNA region CTCAGCACCTGGCAACCTTTAAGTTTGAAACCCGCTACTAGATCAAAGCCATGAGAGACTTTTTGGTTAACGTATCTCGCTACCCCACCTACTTCATCAGCATTGGTTTAGGGGTTTTCCTCAATGCTGTCAGACCCTTAATTCCGCTCTTTAAGAATCCCGCCACCGCGATCGCCTTGACGGGTATCTTCGTCGCAGGCTTGGTCTTTCTCAGTCTGACGCTCCGGGCCATGCTAGGACTAAGCCCTGCATAAGCATTTCATTTCTCTGGAGAGAGGTTGACTGCTCAATCCCTGCCTAAATTAGAAGTCTGTACCGAGTTCAGCCCTGATACAAGGCTCCTGTTTCGGGTACGGACACAGTAAAATTGATGTCTCGCTTTCGAGTTAAAGAGCAGGTTTGTTATGGCTACTAGTCGTCGCGTCTCTCGCGTTTCAGAATTAATCAAACGAGAAGTCAGCCAAATGCTCCTCTCTGGCATCAAAGATGACCGAGTGGGTACGGGCATGGTTAGCGTCACCGATGTTGATGTGTCGGGCGACTTGCAGCATGCCAAGGTTTTCGTCAGCATTTATGGTAGCGACGAAGCGAGAGCAGAGACAATGGCGGGGCTAAAGTCAGCGACAGGCTTTGTGCGTAGTGAACTAGGGCAGCGAGTTCGGCTCCGGCGTACGCCAGAAGTGATTTTTGTTGAAGATCGCTCGATTGAACGCGGGACGAGAGTTCTTTCTCTGATCAACCAACTGAGCCAAGACCGCAAACCCGACGATGCAGCCGCAGAAATTGACCAGGACGCTGACGATTGGGAAAAAGATCTGGTTGGAGCGGAAGACGAAGATGATGAGGAATAACACCTTTGGTCGGATCTAGCGCAACTCCTCCCCTACCCAACTGGGAAAGCTTATCTCTGGCTGAGCAAGTAGCTCAGATGGTGGTTGTCAGAGCTTCGGGCTACCTGTTCGACCACCAAATTCAATATCCAATTTGGGAGCCTCCTGCTGCCACACTGCAACATTGGTTGCAAGATCTGGGTGTGGGAGGCGTGATTTTGTTGGGCGGAAGTGCTGCCGAGATTGCGCTGCGATCGCAACAACTGCAAGACTGGGCGCAGATTCCTCTCTTGATTGCCGCTGATATTGAGGAAGGCGTAGGCCAGCGCTTTCCAGGTGCCACCTGGTTTCCCCCACCAATGGCGTTAAATGCGATCGCCC from Trichocoleus desertorum ATA4-8-CV12 includes:
- a CDS encoding DUF751 family protein, producing the protein MRDFLVNVSRYPTYFISIGLGVFLNAVRPLIPLFKNPATAIALTGIFVAGLVFLSLTLRAMLGLSPA
- the rbfA gene encoding 30S ribosome-binding factor RbfA → MATSRRVSRVSELIKREVSQMLLSGIKDDRVGTGMVSVTDVDVSGDLQHAKVFVSIYGSDEARAETMAGLKSATGFVRSELGQRVRLRRTPEVIFVEDRSIERGTRVLSLINQLSQDRKPDDAAAEIDQDADDWEKDLVGAEDEDDEE